The genomic window CTATTATGACTTCCACAATTTCGGATTCAGACTTGGAGTCTAATGTTAGTGGTTTTATACGCTACaatgataaaaatttcaaatatctttatatatcaATGATTGAGGTATGTTTGAGCGTCTAGTTTTAGGATCATATACTTAAGactaagtaaaataatgttttatattaatgttaatGTCGATAATAGATTCCATATATTTCACATATTGCATAAAACGAATCTTGAGTACATAACGCTCTAGAGGTTTAAGAAGGTCCTGTAAAAACGACAAGTCATCTCCAAATTGTAAGGTGGTATAATATACCTAAAAGCTAACTCCTAAATTCTAGTAAGACTTAATCCCATTAAACATTTGttgtacataaaaaaaataatgcttcattcaaatatgatttaaataaattcacagAATATGGAACTTATAAACCAAGATCTGCTGCAAATAGAGAAGAATATGAAGAACATTGTTAAGCAAGCTGGGCCACTGGAGAGTCAGCTAAATGTATTGTTACAGTCGCTACCAAGACCTGATGTGCCTTTGTCCATGGAAACAGATTGATACATTGGAATATGAATATAGTACATTACTATCTAATATGTAAACCTAATGGTTCTGgagattaaaaatttcatataatttgtcTTATATAATGTTCTGTTATTGATTAAATTGaagtatgtatatgtttttaatgataatGTGTCTTACATGTGTCACACTggcaattaaataaagatgTACTAGATAttaagcttattaattaatatatgaaaatgcTTTTTCTCATAATGTGATGCCTTGTTGGCCATGGTAATTGTTggtttagtaaaattttaaaagtacatTTGTTCATGAATGCACAttcattatatattgttttttgtaaaatattcatattatttgtttaattttattgtttctatgtagacattttttttcatcataataaaatatggaaattgactgaatttaattcaattttttttaatccaatGTACAGTTCTAACCCTTAGTTCGTGAAGACTTCcatatgattaaaacattgaTTGGGTTATGCGCTAAATCTTACCATTTATGTATCCTGTATGATGTAGactaaaaataagaatatgtaTTGTTTGCTGACAACATAACATTGCTTACATAATTATTGGCATAATTAAACCACAGATTTAAATAGTTGCTGGTTGCAATTACTATTCTATGTATACAGTATAAGTACCCTAGTCACATCttgtcattatattttttatattaaatcgtgatttatttactatacagaaaaaaaaaatggctaCAATTAGTACAAGAGCGAAATCACCACTCCGCTCTGATGCAATTCTTAAAGCTCTCCAGCGAGGGCCAGTTTATGACACAGGAGTTCTTTTAGGTACTATTTAAGAAAACGTCTCTTCGTATTACGACAGTATTTGCGTAGCttggataatttttgaaaaaatttatCTACCTAATACTCCgcatctaaaaaataataaaacataatttaattttaggtaACTGGGTAGAGGATAGAATAGAATGTCCCAAACGCggaacattttattttccacCTAAAGAAGAGATTGATTACGAACAACTAAAGCCCGAATCACGACAACCCGATTTTCGTCTGAATAAACTAAACAGCTTACAGGTTTCATGAGCTCTTCTTTTTCGTTTATAACCGCCGtcaaaaagatatatttcatGCATTggtatctattattttttattcatggaCATGGATATGAAAGGCTCATACCTACGTATTTCTTAGAGAGAGAGATTTAATTTAGTAGCAGCATATATttgtagagcagtgttggcctaatggcgtcagcgtgcgactctcatacctgaggtcgtaggttcgatccctggctgtgcaccaatggactttctttctatgtgcgcatttaacatttgctcgaacggtgaaggaaaacatcgtgaggaaaccgacatgtcttagacccaaaaacgacggcgtgtgtcaggcactggaagctgatcacctacttgagtaatagattaaaaatgatcatgaaacagattcagacatctgaggccaatacctaaagaggttgtagcgccactgatttatttatttatatatttgtagatAAAGGTGTCTTTTCTTGTAACGCTAAAGCATAAATTGAATTTAGTAAACAAATCATCTATCATCATCAATCATCATCAATCATCATTAAGAAATCATATTACTCTGATCTACactaataacaaatataatatttgaagaaAGATTTCCTTCTTTGTTTGTTGATGAACtgctaaacaaattttaaaaagattacgAGTAACATAAGCTTAGAACATCATGCTACAgtcaaaatataacaaaaacgtattttcttttaagaaCTTTCCAATTTTGATTGAACGCGTTATCTTGAAATCGATAGAGAGAACTATGGATTAATTGAGAAAATATGTTTGTGCTAGATATTCCATGTATTCTTGAAGGATTTATTACCAAATTAATTCAGGCGTAACTACAGGGTGGCAGGTTGTAGACGTTAACGGTTAACAACGTATAGGTAATATGGGTTATACGTTGTTAACCGTTAACATCAAACAGATTTACGCCTTCAATATGTACAGAATTCGATTCTCAGGAATACATCATCAAATTTTAACAGCTTTATAGTTTAATCAACATTTAACAGTTGTAGATCTTCACCTTGAGGGTTAATAAGAATTACGCTTTACAGGGCAACGTCCATTCAATAATTCGACACGACAGTCACGATTCGTGCGGCAACTACGCAACCACAACGGACTTGGTATACAACCATCTACCAAAGCCTTTGTGTGGACCACAACAGCGTTATTACAAACGTAGTGCTCATCAATTCTATCCTCAACcggatttatttaaatgttttgtaagtggtagattgaaaCGCGACTAACAATATTTACTTGATGCACATGTAAGTAATAGTCGTTTAGTTGtcttgtttgtaattaaaaacaaattcctATTCAGGGAAATGCAACTGAATGGGGTCTAAGAAAATATCTACAACATGAATGGAAATGTACCGATGTGTCTGATTACGCTTCCACGTTTTATGAGGACACTTATGTAGCCCCACAACCCCATCAATATCTCCAGCGGTGCGAAAGGAGGGCACGCAATTCGTTAGTTATATTTGAAATCGTTTGTCTAAGAAATTAGTTTTAGCAGTATAAGTTGCAATCATGATAAACTATTAAGTAAACTTAAGGGTTTTTAcacacaatattattattcagtaGTATGAGGAAAATATTATCTCACATTGTCtctcaaactttttttaaattgtacttaGGGTTTATGCTTAACATACTggatttatattacaaaataaaacacagattgatatatttcattttattccaGGAGCTTTACAAAAGGTTTCCGTTTCAAGATGACAAAACCCaaaaacgaaacaaaaaagaaatgatAACATCAAGAATCATTAACTTCATTATCAGCAAAATTACTAGTCTTTACATATcacattttgtttaaaacactCCGTGCACATGATTAACAACAGCTTTTGTATTACgtcttaaattttgtaataattacgtATAAATTGTacgtatagaaaaaaaatatgaaaataaaacttattcgaCATAAGTATCACAAAATCTACACTTTCATATTGAACTTTTCCGTCAGAAATCCACTTAAGCAGAAAGTCTTTAATAAAGCTCGTCGTCAGAAAACCATGTACATCGAAAAAATAAGGACAGTGACGtccatataaaaattgtaacaatTGAATAATTCTTAATGTTTTCATAGCATCGCCCGGCACCACACGAGATCAGCAAATTATTACTTACGCCTACTTATAATACACAACCACTTACATACTAATGAATGTGATAACTTAAcatttcttaattataatGGCAGTCAATGGAACTTTAGTACAAAAAACATCGTTCAAagaataaaagataaaattagTCGAAAGTTAGTAAAGACTAGCTGTTGAGCATTAGTTAGATGTGAACGAATCTATTTGAGGCAGCTTTATAAGGCCGGACCTGCCgggaattttaaaattgtgctCGGAATTGAAATTATTCGAGAAACTCTGAGGGAATCTCGGCTGAGGTATTTTTACGTggttgttatattgcatttggGGGAAGACGGGTGTCGATAATGGGGCAAAGGTCTGCGAGCTCTGATAGTTCATATTGCAGTTCTGAAATCTGTCTAATAGATTAGAAGATCTATCGGGTTCGCCGCATACGGATTCCTCTCGCGAAGGAGGTTGAGAAAAAACATTTCTCTGGGTCATACTCGAAGTTTGCGACTCGAAGCCAGAACTTTGGCTGGAGGAGCGACTGCcatttatgttaaacaaagACCGTTCTCCGTCAGAACCCCAATAACCACCAGCCACCCACGAGGTACCTAATTTACTGGGCGATATTAAAGGTCGACCGCGATTAATCGGCATAGGAGTCGCGAAATTTGGCGACGCTGTAAACTTTCTTAAAGCAAACACGGGATTTGTTTTCGCGGATTTCTTTTTGGGACTGCTTATACACAAGGAACTTATACTTTCGTCGAGATCGGAATCGGACTCGTCTTTGACTAATTTctgatatttattaaattcaggCTTCACGAATACTGTCTTGGAAAATGGTGATGGGCTATTGGTTGTCATTGAATTAATAGTGAATGTGGAATTGTGCATTGGCTTACTCCATAAGCTGTCATTACGGGGAGTAAATGATCTGCCACTTTTGATGCTACTGTTTAAAGGGCTTAGAGTTTCATTTGAAGAGCTAGTAAAATTGTGCAAACCAAATTTACTAAGGGAGACATCATCGTCTGTGTCAAAGGAAATATCTTGATCTTGTTGCATTTGGATTGATCCAATCATTGATTTCTTGGTTTTCTTTGGCGTTGTCTCTGGATCAATTTTAACTTTTGAATTCAtactaatgtaaataaaaagtactgCTACGACTGCAGACAActgaaaataattgttttttttatttaatcttattgagatatgaactaaaaaaataagtgtatAAAGAAAtgaattaatgtaatacttactTTAATTGagcttattattaataaatttccaGTCAAATTGTGATATAAAAAGGTAGCTACAAATACTGTCCACAGTAAGTCAATACCAATAgaatattttaacttatttatgttCCAAAAGTGTCCAATTATTTGCATGGTACATACAAAGCCACCTAGGGCTTTCTGGATCACTTTGTTATGCCCAGCAATGATAGTTATAAAATCTACATACAGTGTATTgtcaaaatcataaaaatagtgCTCTAATTGAGGGAATGTCATCAATGTCTTCATTTTTACTATAGACAAAACTCTTTCTATTAAGTTATGTATAATCGCTTTCACATTGTTAATTGTACTGTATACACTATCATGAACTTTTATGTTTTCGTAAAACTCAACAGTCACCAGTACTATAAGTATCCCAGCAACAgcttttgatatattattgataatatGATGGAGtaattcattttgtttttccttCCGTGTCTTAGATTTTAAAGGTGTGcgattttgcaataattttGAACCCAGCATTGATTCTTTCTCTTTGTGCAACTTCATTTGTATGACTTTTTTGCATGGATTACATAATTTGTAAGCTTTTTCTAGTTGTGAtctgaaaatgtattagatttttattatttaaattatatctaataaaaacaatatgtgttgtgatatttctttttaatatcagGTATCAGGAATATAGATACAAGACTAACTGATGTAGTTAACCATTGTTGACAACACAATTTACTAAACTACAACTtggaaatgtaaaatttgaatGTAACCAACCAACCAAACTTATAACAATATTGGACTTCTATATAGTTTCAGAATTTATCTTTTTACCAAGGATAATAAGGCAAGATTGTTTCATATCTTATCTCAAAACaaacaatcataaaattacataatacataagttTTAACTACAtgatattgttaatataataatcttcAATAATCAATTGTATACAACACTACTTACTTGTACATTTCAATTTCATGTTCAAAATTCTTCTCATTCATAGGAACAAAATTAGCAAGCTGTGTAACTTTTAACTGTTGGTTAATATTACACATTTTGCAAAGGCCATTTTTGGGTGGGCTTCTTTTAAAGGCATTTGGTGCTTTAAGTTCATTATTTGCAGGTACAATTGGTTTATTATAATCACCATCCTGAAACATTGTCACAGTCTTACTCTTGCAAAGAATCACTTAAGTAATGATATTATAAACTACACCCCAAACTGTAAGGTTCGTTTAACATTATCATGCCTCGACAAATTTCTACCTGAATGAACAAAAATCTTACCTTCGTAAACCCATTGTATTGTTCGCATTTTGGACACGTCCAACTATTGCGGTTAATGAATTTAACCCAAAAATTACTATTACAAAACCAACAGTTTACTCGCCATCGCAATGTTGacctaaaattttaattttctgtaaaattaacattatttgtGAGGCGGGAAAGACATAAGTATAACCTCTTTAATACTTAccgtaaattgtaaattaattttaacaatagtAACGTACATAGCACTGTAGTAACTACAAGAAGCACTGCatccattttatttaataacactatttttggatgattcaagttatattttatattaaattcatattgTTTGCACTTAACCTAAAACCTTTTGACACTCACCCACCATTCCTACTTTTACATGGTTCAATGTCATTTGTCGCCACTCACCACAGAAAACTTAGAATATCACGTAGTCAATACGTACAAGCTACAGATGTCAGATATAGCACCAATAGATTtatagtcgaatttttaattagacgatatcaactgacgtttacggtgttgtcagtttttaatgaaataaaaatagtgttgtgacaaagtaaaaacccctgaattaatgatcggtgatggcactagtcgccgcgccgtgctttgtaataagacgtcaaaaaactgattgtagttacatagtacttgtacctaacttatatcagagcacttttatacaattttataatagaaataatattattttaaagtttgaaatgattaacaattcacactcattgttcattcatctgattgaacaagaactgaacgtatcactattactttaaatatggcaacattattttacaaagtgacattagctactgtcagttggcttcgtctaattaaaaatacgactatagcgACGGGAGCGACAAATACAGATCGACTCTTAATTTCTTTTCATCGTAGTATTCAGGGTAGTTTTCGGGTAGGTTATACACTAGAACATGTAAATACTGGGCCTTTATTTATGCCCGAAGGCGTTTCTTGTCTTGTTTGTAGTTTGTACTCATAGTTATACAAACTACAAACAGTTAATATAGGTCTACCAGAATCTgatggcaaaaaaaaaatttaaaaattagcgattttcatatggcaacaaaaaaaaaatttcagttgtcaactgaaatttcgaggaattgtttttgttttggcttcaaatttcctttaaaaagtgGTGAAAATGTCGAAGAAACCTCTTCGATCGCAAGCAAGAAGtattgttttcaatgtttatcaAAGAATACTTGATCAACAAGGTGCAGAACATGCACAATCATCGATATTGAGGTATGTGCAAGTGTTGACTGGTTAGTAGGAATGATACGTCTTGATACTTTGGTTTATTGGATTTtcgtgtgtattatattatgtaattatataaactttggTTTATTTCAGGGGTTTCTAATACTACCATAAGATGAATTGTTGCCGAGGGCAGATCTAACAGAGGCGTATTTAGTACGCCCGGTAAAAAGAGGAAAGGTGGTTTTGATTtagaattgaaaaaaaaactaaatatcagATAGATGAGATTTTTAAATCACACGGCCACGAA from Pieris napi chromosome 12, ilPieNapi1.2, whole genome shotgun sequence includes these protein-coding regions:
- the LOC125054370 gene encoding uncharacterized protein LOC125054370; the encoded protein is MATISTRAKSPLRSDAILKALQRGPVYDTGVLLGNWVEDRIECPKRGTFYFPPKEEIDYEQLKPESRQPDFRLNKLNSLQGNVHSIIRHDSHDSCGNYATTTDLVYNHLPKPLCGPQQRYYKRSAHQFYPQPDLFKCFGNATEWGLRKYLQHEWKCTDVSDYASTFYEDTYVAPQPHQYLQRCERRARNSSFTKGFRFKMTKPKNETKKK
- the LOC125054368 gene encoding uncharacterized protein LOC125054368 isoform X3 encodes the protein MCNINQQLKVTQLANFVPMNEKNFEHEIEMYKSQLEKAYKLCNPCKKVIQMKLHKEKESMLGSKLLQNRTPLKSKTRKEKQNELLHHIINNISKAVAGILIVLVTVEFYENIKVHDSVYSTINNVKAIIHNLIERVLSIVKMKTLMTFPQLEHYFYDFDNTLYVDFITIIAGHNKVIQKALGGFVCTMQIIGHFWNINKLKYSIGIDLLWTVFVATFLYHNLTGNLLIISSIKLSAVVAVLFIYISMNSKVKIDPETTPKKTKKSMIGSIQMQQDQDISFDTDDDVSLSKFGLHNFTSSSNETLSPLNSSIKSGRSFTPRNDSLWSKPMHNSTFTINSMTTNSPSPFSKTVFVKPEFNKYQKLVKDESDSDLDESISSLCISSPKKKSAKTNPVFALRKFTASPNFATPMPINRGRPLISPSKLGTSWVAGGYWGSDGERSLFNINGSRSSSQSSGFESQTSSMTQRNVFSQPPSREESVCGEPDRSSNLLDRFQNCNMNYQSSQTFAPLSTPVFPQMQYNNHVKIPQPRFPQSFSNNFNSEHNFKIPGRSGLIKLPQIDSFTSN
- the LOC125054368 gene encoding uncharacterized protein LOC125054368 isoform X2; translated protein: MSTLRWRVNCWFCNSNFWVKFINRNSWTCPKCEQYNGFTKDGDYNKPIVPANNELKAPNAFKRSPPKNGLCKMCNINQQLKVTQLANFVPMNEKNFEHEIEMYKSQLEKAYKLCNPCKKVIQMKLHKEKESMLGSKLLQNRTPLKSKTRKEKQNELLHHIINNISKAVAGILIVLVTVEFYENIKVHDSVYSTINNVKAIIHNLIERVLSIVKMKTLMTFPQLEHYFYDFDNTLYVDFITIIAGHNKVIQKALGGFVCTMQIIGHFWNINKLKYSIGIDLLWTVFVATFLYHNLTGNLLIISSIKLSAVVAVLFIYISMNSKVKIDPETTPKKTKKSMIGSIQMQQDQDISFDTDDDVSLSKFGLHNFTSSSNETLSPLNSSIKSGRSFTPRNDSLWSKPMHNSTFTINSMTTNSPSPFSKTVFVKPEFNKYQKLVKDESDSDLDESISSLCISSPKKKSAKTNPVFALRKFTASPNFATPMPINRGRPLISPSKLGTSWVAGGYWGSDGERSLFNINGSRSSSQSSGFESQTSSMTQRNVFSQPPSREESVCGEPDRSSNLLDRFQNCNMNYQSSQTFAPLSTPVFPQMQYNNHVKIPQPRFPQSFSNNFNSEHNFKIPGRSGLIKLPQIDSFTSN
- the LOC125054368 gene encoding uncharacterized protein LOC125054368 isoform X1; the protein is MDAVLLVVTTVLCTLLLLKLIYNLRSTLRWRVNCWFCNSNFWVKFINRNSWTCPKCEQYNGFTKDGDYNKPIVPANNELKAPNAFKRSPPKNGLCKMCNINQQLKVTQLANFVPMNEKNFEHEIEMYKSQLEKAYKLCNPCKKVIQMKLHKEKESMLGSKLLQNRTPLKSKTRKEKQNELLHHIINNISKAVAGILIVLVTVEFYENIKVHDSVYSTINNVKAIIHNLIERVLSIVKMKTLMTFPQLEHYFYDFDNTLYVDFITIIAGHNKVIQKALGGFVCTMQIIGHFWNINKLKYSIGIDLLWTVFVATFLYHNLTGNLLIISSIKLSAVVAVLFIYISMNSKVKIDPETTPKKTKKSMIGSIQMQQDQDISFDTDDDVSLSKFGLHNFTSSSNETLSPLNSSIKSGRSFTPRNDSLWSKPMHNSTFTINSMTTNSPSPFSKTVFVKPEFNKYQKLVKDESDSDLDESISSLCISSPKKKSAKTNPVFALRKFTASPNFATPMPINRGRPLISPSKLGTSWVAGGYWGSDGERSLFNINGSRSSSQSSGFESQTSSMTQRNVFSQPPSREESVCGEPDRSSNLLDRFQNCNMNYQSSQTFAPLSTPVFPQMQYNNHVKIPQPRFPQSFSNNFNSEHNFKIPGRSGLIKLPQIDSFTSN